DNA from Fusobacterium sp. IOR10:
AAAATTAGGCTTAATTAATAATATTTTGCACTGAAGATTATTTTTTATTTCTATTAATTCTTCACCAATTCCTTGAACTCTACAGGGAATATTTTTTATAAAAAATGGAATATCTGCCCCAATATTTTTTGATAAATCTATCATTTCTTCCTCTGATAAAATACACTTATAGTATTTATTTAACTCCTTAAGAAAAAAAGCTCCATTGGAACTTCCTCCTCCTAAACCAGCTTGACTTGGGATTTTTTTTTCTAAATAAATTTCTATTTCTTCTTTATCTAATCTAGTTATTTCATAAAATTTATTATAAACTTTATAAATAATATTACTTTCATTTGTGGGAATACTATCTATATTACATTTTATTTTTAATTTTCCTTTTTTACCTTTAAATTCTATATCCATTCTGTCTGAAAGTGAAATTGGAAGCATAATCATATCTAATTTGTGATATCCATTGGAATATTTTCCTAAAATATTTAATCCAATATTTATTTTTGCATTACTATAAACAGATACCATTGATTAATTCTCCTTACTTTCTATTTTTAAATCTTTAACTTCTAAAATTTTTGCTAAATCTCCACTTCTGTCTTTAGTTACATTTCCTAAAGGAACCTCTAGTATCTGAAATTTAAAAAATTTATCATAATATTCTAATTCTAAAATATCATTTACTTTTACTTTTGTTCCAGATTTAGCTACTCTTCCATTTATTTTAGCTTTTCCGCTGTCAACAACTACTTTGGCAACAGGCCTTCTTTTTATGATTCTACTTATTTTTAAAAATTTATCTAATCTCATGTTCTCTCCTTTATATTAGGTATACCTTATTTTTACAATAAGTCAATAGCTTATTTTAAAATTTTGATTTTTCCCATAATTTTTCCATTACTTTTAAATCTGAATCTTTTATATTACAATTATCTTCAATGTAATTAAATCTTTTTTCAAATTTATCATTTGATTTTCTCATTATCGTATCTATATTCAATCCACAGTGTCTTGCATAATTTGTCAATGAAAACAACAAATCCCCAATCTCTTCTTCTAAATTTTCTGTATCTTTATTTTTTATTGCTAGTTTTACTTCTTCAATCTCCTCTTGTACCTTAAAAAAAACATCTTCTTTATTTTCCCAATCAAATCCATATATACTTACCTTTTCTTGAATTTTTTGAGCTCTTAATAAAGGTGGCAAATGTTTTGGTATTCCATCTAAAATATATTTTCTTTCTTTAATTTCTTTTTCTGTATTTTTTATTACTTCCCAATTTTTTATAACATCTTCCTCACTTATTGATTCTGCTTTTTTAAATATATGAGGATGTCTTCTTATTAGTTTATTGTTTATTCCTTGAACTACATCTTTTATATTGAATTCTTCCTTTTCATCTGAAATTTTTGCTTGAAAAACAATATGTAATAAAAGGTCTCCCAGTTCACCTTTTAAATTGTCTCCCCCAATATCCATTGCCTCCAATACTTCATAAACTTCTTCTAAGAAATCACCCTTTAAGCTTTCTCTCGTTTGTTTCATATCCCAAGGACACCCATTCTTTCCCCTTAAAATATCCATAATTTCTATTAGCCTATCAAATTCTTTCAATTTTTTCCTCCTCATATTCTTTAAAAAATTCTCTAATATTCTTTGAATATTTTATAGAATCATTTCCATATAATTCACATTTACCAGCTTTAATCATTGATAAAATATTATTAAAATTAATTTTTTTATTATCAAACTTTATAACATATATGCCTTTTTTTTCTTCTTTTATTTCTATTATTCCTATTTTTTTAGCTCTAATTTTGATATTAATATTTTCAAATAATTTTATAACTGGAGCTGGTACAACACCAAATCTATCTCTGATTTCATTTAAGACTTCTTTACTATCAGTTAAAGTTTTTATTTTACTAATTCTTTTATAAATATTTATTTTTTCATATTCTTTTATATAAGTTTTAGGTATAAATCCTGTTTCTTTAAAATCAACTATAATTTCTTGATTTTCTTCATAGTTTCCTTTTAGATTTGAAATTTCTTCATTTAATAATTTTAAATATAAATTAAATCCAAAACTCTCAATTGCCCCATGCTGTTTTTCTCCTAAAATTTCTCCTGCTCCTCTTATATTCATATCTTCTAAAGATAATTCAAAGCCTCCACCAACTCCTTTTATCTTTTCTATACTTTCTTTCCTCAATAGGGTTTTTTTATTATATTTTTTTTCTTTATCTTCAATTAGATAACAGTAGGCTTGTCTATTTCCTCTGCCAACTCTTCCCCTTAGCTGATATATTTGAGATAAACCTAATTTTTCTATTCCCTCTATTATAATAGTATTTGCATTTTCTATATCTATCCCATTTTCTATGATAGTTGTTGTTAATAAAACATCTATATCTCCACTTTCAAAATCATGAATTATATTTTTTATTTGCTCTGGTTGCATTTTTCCATGAATGGATTTTATTTTTATAAAATCAGGTAAGATATTTTTCAATTCTTCTAATTTGTAATTCATTTTATTAATTGAATTATAAACATAAAAAACCTGCCCTTCTCTAGATATTTCCTTAAGAACTATCTCTTTTATATTCTTTTTATTTTTGTCTATAAACATATTTTGTATTGGTTTTCTGTTTACAGGGGGAGTCTTTATTATTGAAATATCCCTTATACCTAAAAGAGATAAATTCAATGTTCTAGGAATTGGAGTGGCTGTTAGAGTTAAAATATCAGTATTTTCTTTAATTAGTTTTAATTTTTCTTTAGCTTTCACACCAAATTTTTGTTCTTCATCAACTATAATTAATCCTAAATCATTAAATTTAACATCTGCTGATAATAACCTATGGGTTCCAATTATTACATCAACCCCTTTTATATATATTTTTTTTAATATTTCTTGCTGCTCTTTCTTTGTTTTAACTCTGCTCATTAATGAAATATTTATTGGATAATTATAAAATCTTTCTTTGAAACGTTCGTAGTGTTGCTCTGCTAATACAGTTGTTGGAGCTAATATCAAAACTTGCTTCTCGTCAGTAACACATTTAAATGTGGCTCTCATAGCAACCTCAGTCTTACCAAAACCAACATCTCCACAAATAACTCTGTCCATAACCAATGTAGATTCCATATCCTTTTTAGTCATATTTATTGCTTCTAGCTGATCTTTAGTTTCTGTATATGGGAATAATTCTTCAAACTCTTCTTGCCAAACTGTATCTTTTGAAAAAGCATAACCTAATGCTGTTTTTCTTTTAGCTTGAATGTTTATAATTTCCTTTGCAAATTTCTTTATTTCTTCTTCTAATTTTAATCTTTTTCTCTTAAATCCTTTTCTTCCTAGGTTATATATTTCTGGAGTTTTCCCTAGTTCCGATATATATTTTTCTATTTTATTTAAATTTTCTATAGGAACGTATAGCTTATCTTCCCCTGCATATTGAATCATTAAATAATCTTTTCCCTTTATTATTTCTATTCCTAAATATTTTCCCACTCCATAATTTTCATGAATAATAAAATCATTTTCTCTTATTTGGTTGATATTATCATATTTTAAGGATTTTTTTATTTTAATCTCTTTCTTTACTCTAATTCCTTTTATTTCCCTGTCTGTTAATACTAATGTATCCCTATAATAAAAACCTTCAAAATGAGGGTAATCTTTTATTACTATATTTTTATAATTTTTGAATATGTCATCGTATCTCTTTTTTTCATTTGATAATATTATTATCTTATTATTTTTCCCTTCTTGTTTTATTTTATCAATATTATTATATTCTTTTATATCATCAATATCTAATCTCTTACTTTTTATTTTCTCAGATTTTTCAAGAATTTTCTCATAAATTTTTCTATAATACATTTCTTTGTCTCTATTTTTAAGAATAAAGTTTTCTAGTTTATAATCTAATATTTCTAAATTTTCCAAATAAAAATTAATTTTTTTGTTATTCAGTTGCTCTAATATTTCTAAAAAATTATATTCTTTTTCTTTATTTTTGTCTATATACATATCTATAGAATCAACATTATCAATACTTTTTTGGGTGTTAGTATCAAAATATGTTAATCTATCTATTTCATCCCCAAAACTTTCTATTCTTATGGGATCTTCTTTACTTAAAGAATAAATATCTAATATATCCCCTCTAATAGAATATTCAAGTGGTTTTTCAATTAAATAAGTTTTTTTATACCCATTTTCTATTAATTTTGTCTCTAACATTTTAAAGTTTATATTATCTCCTATTTTTAGAGAAATTAACTCTTCACTGAGAAAAAAATTAGATAATAAAAATTTTAATGATACTAAAACTATATAATTTTCTTCTTTTTTTAATAACTCTAAAAAATTATATTTTTTTCTATATTCATCATTTTCATTTTCAATATCGTCTATTTTCAAAATTTTACCATGATACCAATCTATAATTGTATTGTAATAATCATTTATATCTTTATTAGAAGAGCATAAAAAAATTGTTCCTCCTTTTAGTTGGGATAAAAAAAATGGAACAGAACCTCTGTATAAATTTTTTAATTCTATTTCTTTAAACAATGACTATTCACCTCGATTATTTATATTAATTTATTAAATTATATCACATATTAAATTCTTATGTTTTATTTGTATATGGTCAATAATATTTTATAATTTCTTTTTATATTTTTATATTTTTATATTTAGTGTATAATGTATTGATTATATTATAGATTAATGGAGAGTATTATTTATGCAAATTAAACTAGCTTTTGAAAATATCTTATCAGAACTTGATAGAGAAAAAAAATATATTAATGAAGAAGTATTTAAAAATACTCCTTCAAGAATGGAGGAATTTTACACTGAATTTTTTTCTGGATTAAAGATTAATCCCTATGATTTTTTAAAAAATTATATTCCAACAAATAATAATGATATTATTATTGAAAAAAACATTTCTTTTTACTCAATGTGCGAACATCATTTATTACCTTTTTTTGGAAAAATATCAATAGCTTATATTCCAAATAAAAAAATAATAGGATTTGGTGACATTATTAAAGTGATAGAAGCTTTTTCAAAAAGGCCTCAATTACAAGAAAGATTAACAGAAAATATTGTTGAAACTATTTTTAAAGGATTAGACTGTAAGGGAGTTTATCTTTTTATTGAAGCAGAGCATTTATGTATGACTATGCGTGGGGTAAAAAAACCTGGTTCTAAAATAGTTACTGTTGGGACTAGAGGTATTTTTGAAAAAGATACCAGTAAGCGTTTAGAGATAGCCACACTTTTAAAAAAATAGACTTAGGAGAATTTATGGATAAAATAATAATTAAAAACCTAGAACTTATAGGAAATCACGGAGTTTTTAAAGAAGAAAAAATATTAGGACAAAAATTTATAATTTCAGTGGAAATGCAAACAGACACTTATCTTGCTGCTAAAAGCGACAATTTAAACTATTCTACTAATTATGGAATGGTAGCTAATGACATTGAAAATTTATTTTCAAATAATTCCTTTAATTTAATTGAAACATGTGCAGAGAAAATAGCTGAAATGATTTTGTTAAATTATAATTTAGTAAATAACGTCATTGTTAGTATTAAAAAACCATGGGCTCCTATACAAAAACATTTTGATTTTGTTAGTGTGGAGATCTCTAGAAAATGGCATAGGGTATTTTTATCTTTAGGTTCTAACATTGGAGATAAAAAAAGAAATCTTTCTGAGGCTATAAATTTAATTGAAGAGCTTCCTAATACACATGTTAATAAAATCAGCACTTTTATTAATACAGAACCTTATGGGTTAAAAGAACAAGATGATTTCGTTAATACTTGTATTGAAATTAAAACTCTTTTTTCTCCACATGACTTGTTAGATAATTTATTAAATATCGAAAAAAAAATGGGAAGAGTAAGAACTATTAAATGGGGACCAAGATTAATTGATATTGATATTATTCTTTTTGATGATCTAGTTATTCAAGATAATAATTTAGCTATCCCTCATCCTTATATGTGTGATAGGATTTTTGTTTTAACACCTTTAAAAGAAATTGCTCCTAATATCATTCATCCATTGGAGAAAAAAACTATTTCATTTTTAGAAAATCTTTTAAATAGAAATGTATATGATCAATAATAAAAGGAGAAAGTTTATGGCTATTAAGTATAAAAATATAGAAATTAATCTAAATAAAAAAACTTTAATTATGGGAATTTTAAATGTTACACCTGA
Protein-coding regions in this window:
- the ispE gene encoding 4-(cytidine 5'-diphospho)-2-C-methyl-D-erythritol kinase; the encoded protein is MVSVYSNAKINIGLNILGKYSNGYHKLDMIMLPISLSDRMDIEFKGKKGKLKIKCNIDSIPTNESNIIYKVYNKFYEITRLDKEEIEIYLEKKIPSQAGLGGGSSNGAFFLKELNKYYKCILSEEEMIDLSKNIGADIPFFIKNIPCRVQGIGEELIEIKNNLQCKILLIKPNFGVSTKEAYKLYNKLENPKKANIKTLIESLKNNKLNDINQYNENVLEQSLLEQNKDIINFREKINCIKKYTFSMSGSGSCYYLLLPNDKKICIKELKEKIGDCNIYICNFL
- a CDS encoding S4 domain-containing protein yields the protein MRLDKFLKISRIIKRRPVAKVVVDSGKAKINGRVAKSGTKVKVNDILELEYYDKFFKFQILEVPLGNVTKDRSGDLAKILEVKDLKIESKEN
- the mazG gene encoding nucleoside triphosphate pyrophosphohydrolase, encoding MKEFDRLIEIMDILRGKNGCPWDMKQTRESLKGDFLEEVYEVLEAMDIGGDNLKGELGDLLLHIVFQAKISDEKEEFNIKDVVQGINNKLIRRHPHIFKKAESISEEDVIKNWEVIKNTEKEIKERKYILDGIPKHLPPLLRAQKIQEKVSIYGFDWENKEDVFFKVQEEIEEVKLAIKNKDTENLEEEIGDLLFSLTNYARHCGLNIDTIMRKSNDKFEKRFNYIEDNCNIKDSDLKVMEKLWEKSKF
- a CDS encoding DEAD/DEAH box helicase codes for the protein MFKEIELKNLYRGSVPFFLSQLKGGTIFLCSSNKDINDYYNTIIDWYHGKILKIDDIENENDEYRKKYNFLELLKKEENYIVLVSLKFLLSNFFLSEELISLKIGDNINFKMLETKLIENGYKKTYLIEKPLEYSIRGDILDIYSLSKEDPIRIESFGDEIDRLTYFDTNTQKSIDNVDSIDMYIDKNKEKEYNFLEILEQLNNKKINFYLENLEILDYKLENFILKNRDKEMYYRKIYEKILEKSEKIKSKRLDIDDIKEYNNIDKIKQEGKNNKIIILSNEKKRYDDIFKNYKNIVIKDYPHFEGFYYRDTLVLTDREIKGIRVKKEIKIKKSLKYDNINQIRENDFIIHENYGVGKYLGIEIIKGKDYLMIQYAGEDKLYVPIENLNKIEKYISELGKTPEIYNLGRKGFKRKRLKLEEEIKKFAKEIINIQAKRKTALGYAFSKDTVWQEEFEELFPYTETKDQLEAINMTKKDMESTLVMDRVICGDVGFGKTEVAMRATFKCVTDEKQVLILAPTTVLAEQHYERFKERFYNYPINISLMSRVKTKKEQQEILKKIYIKGVDVIIGTHRLLSADVKFNDLGLIIVDEEQKFGVKAKEKLKLIKENTDILTLTATPIPRTLNLSLLGIRDISIIKTPPVNRKPIQNMFIDKNKKNIKEIVLKEISREGQVFYVYNSINKMNYKLEELKNILPDFIKIKSIHGKMQPEQIKNIIHDFESGDIDVLLTTTIIENGIDIENANTIIIEGIEKLGLSQIYQLRGRVGRGNRQAYCYLIEDKEKKYNKKTLLRKESIEKIKGVGGGFELSLEDMNIRGAGEILGEKQHGAIESFGFNLYLKLLNEEISNLKGNYEENQEIIVDFKETGFIPKTYIKEYEKINIYKRISKIKTLTDSKEVLNEIRDRFGVVPAPVIKLFENINIKIRAKKIGIIEIKEEKKGIYVIKFDNKKINFNNILSMIKAGKCELYGNDSIKYSKNIREFFKEYEEEKIERI
- the folE gene encoding GTP cyclohydrolase I FolE; the encoded protein is MQIKLAFENILSELDREKKYINEEVFKNTPSRMEEFYTEFFSGLKINPYDFLKNYIPTNNNDIIIEKNISFYSMCEHHLLPFFGKISIAYIPNKKIIGFGDIIKVIEAFSKRPQLQERLTENIVETIFKGLDCKGVYLFIEAEHLCMTMRGVKKPGSKIVTVGTRGIFEKDTSKRLEIATLLKK
- the folK gene encoding 2-amino-4-hydroxy-6-hydroxymethyldihydropteridine diphosphokinase, translated to MDKIIIKNLELIGNHGVFKEEKILGQKFIISVEMQTDTYLAAKSDNLNYSTNYGMVANDIENLFSNNSFNLIETCAEKIAEMILLNYNLVNNVIVSIKKPWAPIQKHFDFVSVEISRKWHRVFLSLGSNIGDKKRNLSEAINLIEELPNTHVNKISTFINTEPYGLKEQDDFVNTCIEIKTLFSPHDLLDNLLNIEKKMGRVRTIKWGPRLIDIDIILFDDLVIQDNNLAIPHPYMCDRIFVLTPLKEIAPNIIHPLEKKTISFLENLLNRNVYDQ